In one Silene latifolia isolate original U9 population chromosome 10, ASM4854445v1, whole genome shotgun sequence genomic region, the following are encoded:
- the LOC141608540 gene encoding receptor-like protein EIX2: protein MLFKQQPGYLHCIIVFKKSCHAGSLEVNKTHFQCVESERDALLHFKQGISVDHCGLLDSWEHTLDCCRWPCIRCDNQSGHVIGIKLRGPGSDYFFGIAESYNPCFEGTLSVSLINLKHLKYLDLSSNNFSGQLPKFIGSLASLEQLNLSDSGFWGVIPPEIGNLSRLTSLDLNVEFLNEDYNRSPMRVDNLWWLSRMRLLRKVDLSGIDLSATTNIWLSIVNNLPSLRELRLGSCQLSQNSPSSLSYVNSSTTLTAIDLNSNNLNDTSIIEWLFNLSGLETNLIYLDLSGNQMFANNLQLSLHAMKLLDNLCSLQTLDMSVTNLNYKFSDILQSFSTCPHKALASLILDDNQVWGSIPDSIGAFYFLRELRVEGNNLNGTITQSLGKLTMLEILGLSFNSLNGTLTIAHLSNLSKLRDLELRRNKEVVVNISVDWIPPFQLNTLLLGSCKIDVSIIFNNSPNIDLGYNFFEGVIPSFLRNNVSILHLNNNKFSEDLFNLLCPHTQVIRSPLSDLDISNNLLSEKFPNCWSYFDQLVNLQLANNSLWGNLPTSMGALDELRGLQLSNNKLSGEIPTSLVNCKSLAFLDVANNSMVGQIPPSFGHSFRNLVILNLQNNGFTGVLPTSFCDLSQLQLMDLSGNHISNLLESYLPAGYGDDNTRVMWKRNEQTFGVSDSLRLLKGIDISNNKLEGHIPERSSNCKFRRFSVIPIIEFMLRNDEDAMQVDSTAAFSFGAASLGIITYFISITKNNRREISGTTEFQNHGNSPDHIDRPTDIAIALSDVPATPVRRLKIKLRK from the exons ATGCTTTTCAAGCAGCAACCTGGATACTTGCACTGCatcattgtttttaaaaaaag TTGCCATGCCGGATCATTGGAGGTTAATAAAACCCATTTTCAATGTGTGGAGAGTGAGAGAGATGCCCTGCTTCACTTCAAACAGGGCATTAGTGTTGACCATTGTGGACTCCTCGATTCTTGGGAACACACTCTGGATTGCTGCCGATGGCCCTGTATTCGCTGCGACAACCAATCCGGTCATGTCATTGGTATCAAACTTCGTGGTCCTGGTTCCGATTATTTCTTTGGCATTGCGGAATCCTACAATCCTTGTTTTGAAGGTACACTTAGTGTTTCTCTGATTAATTTGAAGCATTTGAAATATTTAGACCTCAGTAGTAATAATTTCAGTGGGCAATTACCCAAGTTTATAGGTTCACTTGCTAGTTTAGAGCAACTTAACCTCTCCGACTCTGGGTTTTGGGGTGTTATTCCTCCAGAGATCGGAAATCTTTCCAGATTAACATCCCTCGATCTTAATGTTGAATTTTTAAATGAAGACTATAACAGGAGTCCGATGAGGGTGGATAACTTGTGGTGGCTTTCGCGTATGAGGTTGTTAAGGAAAGTGGACTTGAGTGGTATTGATCTGAGTGCAACTACAAACATCTGGCTCTCTATTGTTAACAACCTACCTTCTTTACGAGAGCTTCGTTTGGGTAGTTGTCAATTATCTCAAAACTCACCTTCTTCTCTTTCATATGTTAATTCATCAACAACCCTTACTGCCATCGACCTTAATTCTAATAACTTGAATGACACGTCAATAATTGAGTGGTTGTTCAACTTGAGTGGACTTGAGACCAACCTTATATATCTTGACCTATCCGGTAACCAAATGTTTGCTAATAATCTGCAACTATCTTTACATGCTATGAAACTTCTTGATAACTTATGTAGCTTGCAAACCTTGGACATGAGTGTAACCAATCTCAACTACAAGTTCTCTGACATCCTCCAATCCTTTTCTACATGTCCTCACAAGGCATTAGCGTCTCTAATATTAGATGACAACCAAGTTTGGGGCTCGATTCCGGACAGCATTGGGGCATTTTATTTCTTAAGGGAATTAAGAGTTGAAGGAAATAACCTGAATGGGACCATTACTCAATCCCTTGGGAAACTTACGATGCTCGAGATATTGGGTCTTTCTTTTAATTCATTGAATGGAACTCTCACAATTGCCCACTTATCAAACCTATCAAAACTACGTGATTTGGAATTGAGACGTAACAAAGAAGTTGTGGTTAACATTAGTGTTGATTGGATTCCTCCATTTCAGCTCAATACGCTACTTCTAGGATCATGCAAGATAG ATGTATCAATCATCTTTAATAACTCCCCTAATATTGACTTGGGTTACAACTTCTTTGAAGGTGTAATACCCTCATTTCTAAGGAATAATGTATCAATTCTACATCTAAACAATAACAAGTTTTCAGAAGACCTTTTTAATTTATTGTGCCCACACACACAAGTTATTAGAAGTCCTCTTTCCGATCTTGATATATCCAACAACTTGCTTTCAGAAAAGTTTCCGAACTGTTGGAGCTATTTCGATCAATTAGTTAACTTGCAGCTGGCGAACAATAGTCTTTGGGGAAACTTACCAACCTCTATGGGTGCGTTAGACGAACTTCGTGGTTTACAATTGAGTAACAATAAGCTATCAGGTGAGATACCGACATCCTTAGTAAATTGCAAGTCATTGGCATTTCTTGACGTTGCAAATAACTCAATGGTTGGTCAGATACCCCCTAGCTTTGGGCATAGTTTCAGGAATCTTGTCATTCTTAACCTACAAAATAATGGTTTTACCGGAGTCCTTCCTACAAGCTTTTGTGATCTTTCACAACTTCAACTCATGGACCTTTCAGGCAATCACATTTCTAATCTGTTGGAAAGTTATCTACCCGCTGGTTACGGCGATGATAATACACGCGTGATGTGGAAAAGAAATGAACAGACATTTGGTGTCAGTGATTCATTAAGATTACTTAAAGGCATTGATATTTCCAACAATAAGCTAGAAGGTCATATTCCAGAAA GGTCGTCTAATTGCAAGTTCAGAAGGTTCTCAGTTATTCCTATTATCGAGTTTATGCTGAGAAATGATGAAGATGCAATGCAAGTCGATAGCA CTGCTGCATTTTCATTTGGTGCTGCATCTCTTGGAATCATAACTTATTTTATTTCGATTACCAAAAATAACAGGAGAGAAATTTCGGGTACTACTGAATTTCAGAATCATGGTAATTCTCCTGATCATATAGATCGTCCGACTGACATAGCAATAGCGCTATCAGACGTCCCAGCGACACCAGTGCGCCGgcttaaaataaaactcagaaaataa